Proteins encoded in a region of the Perca fluviatilis chromosome 8, GENO_Pfluv_1.0, whole genome shotgun sequence genome:
- the dusp8a gene encoding dual specificity protein phosphatase 8a isoform X2 yields the protein MTHSVFWGMPLDVVIAPAEDCFWPDLQDTDMRLKIRVRRMKQGRELRGGFAAFTSCFPGLCEGKPATSLPMSLSQPCLPVANVGPTRILPHLYLGSQKDVLNKDLMAQNGITYVLNASNTCPKPDFISESHFMRIPVNDNYCEKLLPWLDKTNEFIDKAKVSNCRVIVHCLAGISRSATIAIAYIMKTMGLSSDDAYRFVKDRRPSISPNFNFLGQLLEFEKGLRLLQALTSTTDDKISDNNTKQSSEVNGGFEMNGHHSNYDSSVADQHIPPEPKVPSPTSLQQGFNGLHLSAERIMDTNRLKRSFSLDIKSVYSPNSAPCPSLAPTHSEDVPKLCKLDSPGTGTSNGVCSQSPVLDSPSSADSPFPSPGCGGSIGGLGPVHRSGSSSSRPRRKPKHCSGSSPVHSQPHHPPQSLSLSLDHKSPSVDENLKGSLLLSLPSLPTLGSGAMWTKHRDTVQATTPVTPVTPTTDAPWHFGAVEGGEREMELGGGGDGGGEESSVRFGSSSAYMAFGCSEGVRLRDKSQREKPSSPQTQREHRDSPSSTTVTLSNSANNSGPASEKQFKRRSCQMEFEEGISETRSREELGKIGKQSSFSGSMEIIEVS from the exons GAGGTTTTGCTGCTTTTACCTCCTGTTTCCCCGGCCTGTGTGAAGGGAAGCCTGCCACTTCTCTACCTATGAGCTTGTCCCAGCCCTGCTTGCCTGTGGCTAATGTAGGGCCCACTCGCATCCTGCCACACCTCTACCTGGGCTCACAGAAGGACGTCCTCAACAAG GATCTGATGGCTCAGAATGGTATCACCTATGTGCTGAATGCCAGCAACACCTGCCCCAAGCCAGACTTTATCAGCGAGAGCCACTTCATGCGCATCCCAGTCAATGACAACTATTGCGAGAAATTGCTTCCCTGGCTGGACAAAACTAATGAATTCATAG ACAAAGCTAAGGTGTCAAACTGCAGAGTCATTGTGCACTGCCTGGCTGGAATCTCGCGTTCAGCAACCATCGCCATTGCATACATCATGAAGACAATGGGCTTGTCATCAGATGATGCCTACAG GTTTGTAAAAGACCGAAGGCCGTCCATATCCCCCAACTTCAACTTCCTGGGTCAGCTTCTGGAGTTTGAGAAGGGCCTGCGATTACTGCAAGCTTTAACTTCGACCACCGACGACAAGATCTCTGATAACAACACTAAGCAAAGTTCGGAGGTTAATGGGGGTTTCGAGATGAATGGTCACCACAGCAACTACGACTCATCGGTGGCAGACCAACACATCCCACCGGAACCCAAGGTGCCATCACCCACCTCCCTTCAGCAAGGCTTCAACGGCCTACACCTCTCTGCAGAGAGAATCATGGACACTAACCGGCTTAAACGCTCCTTCTCCCTGGACATTAAGTCGGTCTACTCTCCCAACAGTGCCCCCTGCCCCAGCCTGGCACCCACCCACTCTGAAGACGTCCCCAAGCTGTGCAAGCTTGACAGCCCAGGAACAGGCACCTCCAATGGTGTCTGCTCCCAGTCTCCCGTCCTAGACAGCCCCAGCTCCGCCGATTCACCGTTTCCCTCACCGGGCTGCGGGGGCAGCATTGGCGGTTTGGGTCCAGTCCATCGGTCTGGTTCTTCCTCATCCAGACCCAGGAGAAAACCCAAGCATTGCTCCGGCAGTTCCCCGGTCCACTCCCAACCACACCACCCTCCACAGTCCCTCAGCTTGTCGCTGGACCACAAGAGCCCCAGCGTGGACGAGAACCTAAAGGGCTCCCTGCTCCTGTCACTACCCTCCCTTCCCACCTTGGGGTCTGGGGCCATGTGGaccaaacacagagacactgtcCAGGCCACCACTCCCGTCACGCCCGTCACCCCCACCACAGATGCTCCCTGGCACTTTGGGGCAGTGGAGGgcggtgagagagagatggagctgggaggaggaggggacggaggaggagaggagtcgTCGGTAAGGTTTGGGAGCAGCTCGGCGTATATGGCGTTTGGGTGCAGCGAAGGCGTGCGGTTACGAGACAAATCCCAGAGGGAGAAGCCCTCATCACCACAGACCCAGAGAGAGCACCGGGACTCTCCGTCGTCGACCACAGTGACCCTGTCCAACAGCGCAAACAACAGCGGGCCTGCGTCAGAGAAGCAGTTCAAGCGGCGCAGCTGTCAGATGGAGTTCGAGGAGGGCATCTCCGAGACGCGATCCCGAGAAGAACTGGGGAAGATCGGGAAGCAGTCCAGCTTCTCTGGGAGCATGGAGATCATCGAGGTCTCCTGA